Proteins found in one Quercus robur chromosome 2, dhQueRobu3.1, whole genome shotgun sequence genomic segment:
- the LOC126714808 gene encoding protein RST1 isoform X3 produces MDSYFPLLERTKVPQPSLQKFAVISIFSKLRSAPKHLDSESEPGRDAISQCLHSASPPVVDQSVRELCRLVTEANYGVSRALLELQSALEGSDPNLVNLFVKAIGFLVRFEFQRSNGAWRFSSAETHPFVKVLSCRPEVQTELVQQVLLFMAQNKQLGMVEVCEFLRPFFNYFILRIPVSDSSSSLFARHIISSMASICCSFPLEAMPVFKLLMECIKFLPCKNSEDFRNFMYFVECVVDAYIVVLRNLSGRKLQLIAEAQLCGVQLLETILSLCTCHRRHSGGNELIVELAKRLLFVQKDLGLQYVPELSSVVLSMFVILTESELEHEQLSILKIFHFLLKWKCENEYDSGKAACGPSEELLFIFPVISLLSSPSKCVKGAATDMLVTLEKLLVKTLVAPVNELGMKGGLNELAMKGGFPYLSTPGSIAFRLLQHLWFQDQFSLSGFFFLNFASSCKADGKEMLNLPKSWASQLREYSLWIIDRRKSSLPLSQSQELFVTEMPVLLSAVAGVLVMHQSLGNAALDSLAAIGVMDPRMGVPLLLAVLFYSNIFTMKDTISHNMLLKVLGVLPSLASHSMMIPLIVQTILPMLHKDAKPTLYATATRLLCQTWEVNERAFGSLQGVLLPKGFTEFMSERNICISIAASIQDVCRKNPDRGVDLILSVSACIESRDPVIQAIGLQSLAHLCEADVIDFYTAWDVIAKHVLDYSADPILAHSICLLLRWGAMDAEAYPEASENVLQILWGIATSVHPSHGLQWAMARTSAFEALTQYEVSHIEKNTPDFKKRSTELLFSESNPNVLKAMEEFQVKILTYEHINRRRLLKEKRVVGSKIEKLLDVFPQVVFTSGERSKARDLPGAALLCLSFTPKDVSNQGASRGLRDPHAEYENAMVEIAASLQLSRNIFVALLALQSWKPFMRRWIRADILYFDAKSSTIILDKSSKAANDILKSMIRIAEEAIPRSSENVALAIGALCLVLPPSAHTVKSTASKFLLNWLFQHEHEHRQWSAAISLGLISSCLHVTDHKQKYENITGLVEVLCGSKSTLVKGACGVGLGFSCQDLLTRVEVADNSDLDKETSKIQEEHLLGNIVRALSLMICQLTQSSSDIVESLSAYFTPDMYDLDSIRTANLPCENSDDLEEDIWGVAGLVLGLASSVGAIYRAGAHDAVLKIKGLILSWIPHVNSLVQNYGSCSEGAEILMSVGSCLALPIVVTFCQRVELMDDNELDHLLNGYMELISELVSVKKSGSFHQSLLMASCIGAGSLLACILNEGVHSIEVECVKGLLELFRKCYSDPYPPLIHLGGMLGVVNAMGASAGILVHINHLTSSMQTGYEQKESRYLRGPLLSSPVCLPDLTSLMQDIFLVAQNSDEHQLQQYAAWAVSFLRHHMWSKEVLDSDDMTGSKSVSHSFPDDTVIMRLCLWLMHLSVSEKGIIAHVGTVATVLRCLSRASRLPVMDWGAIIRRCMRYEDQVAELLPPDSALKKGILREECVQFSISHANQFDPLLTFLDELSDLSRFKTLELNLQTCLLIHLADLIKVFSGSRVEKLLNDITHYLSSVTSILRISCWKGLYQCLDEASLDSVDYIYHIEKCMEVLFSLLPMQSASVMEVDQLSFVEEWSEAIKCLGKARRGWLLDFLQVSQEDLVHGAGQFIDVVKKIQVKAKLVRIGSLPLTELGRLKAYILNSESRGVWDLLIEVVATLQHAEGSVRRQWVVDALEISCISSYPSTALQFLGLLCGISCKYMPLLILDRLTVLSDLPVTLTSLMSDPSWEVVAESIVSYLWVSTERIYNWATLNVSSDDTPGIQPIDESENDMGAFLLRVMHRACVSLKDHLPLEKQLKLANMIVN; encoded by the exons ATGGATTCGTACTTTCCGTTACTTGAAAGGACCAAAGTGCCCCAACCTTCGCTGCAAAAATTCGCTGTAATCTCAATCTTCTCGAAGCTCCGGTCCGCCCCGAAGCACCTAGACTCCGAATCCGAACCCGGCAGAGACGCCATATCCCAGTGCCTCCACTCGGCTTCTCCGCCCGTCGTCGACCAATCGGTTCGCGAGCTATGCCGCCTCGTCACCGAGGCCAACTACGGCGTCTCTCGCGCCTTGCTGGAGCTCCAGTCCGCTCTCGAAGGATCCGACCCGAATCTCGTCAACCTCTTCGTCAAAGCAATCGGGTTCCTCGTTCGGTTCGAGTTCCAGAGGAGCAATGGCGCGTGGAGATTCAGTTCCGCTGAGACTCACCCGTTTGTTAAG GTCCTCTCGTGCCGACCAGAGGTTCAGACTGAGCTTGTGCAGCAAGTGTTATTGTTTATGGCACAGAATAAGCAGTTGGGAATGGTGGAAGTTTGCGAATTCTTGAGaccattttttaattattttattttgaggatACCTGTTTCGGATTCGTCTTCGTCTTTGTTTGCGAGGCATATAATATCATCGATGGCATCTATTTGTTGCTCGTTCCCTCTAGAGGCAATGCCAGTTTTTAAGTTGCTCATGGAATGCATCAAATTTCTTCCGTGCAAAAATTCAGAA GACTTTAGGAATTTTATGTACTTTGTGGAGTGTGTGGTGGATGCGTATATAGTAGTATTGAGAAATTTGTCCGGAAGGAAATTG CAGTTGATTGCTGAAGCTCAACTATGTGGTGTCCAACTGTTAGAGActattctttctttatgtaCGTGTCATCGCAGGCATTCTGGTGGGAATGAGCTCATAGTGGAACTGGCAAAGCGGTTATTGTTTGTCCAAAAAGATCTTGGGTTGCAATATGTACCTGAATTATCATCTGTTGTGCTATCTATGTTTGTTATCCTCACAGAGTCAGAGCTTGAACATGAACAACTTTctatattgaaaattttccatttcCTCTTAAAGTGGAAATGTGAAAATG AATATGATAGTGGCAAAGCTGCCTGTGGTCCGAGTGAAGAGCTTTTATTCATATTTCCTGTCATCAGCCTTTTGTCGTCTCCTTCTAAATGCGTCAAAGGAGCAGCAACTGATATGCTTGTCACATTAGAAAAGCTCTTAGTGAAAACGTTGGTAGCACCAGTGAATGAACTAGGAATGAAAGGGGGATTAAATGAGCTAGCTATGAAAGGGGGATTTCCATATCTCAGCACACCTGGATCTATTGCTTTTAGACTGTTGCAGCATTTATGGTTTCAG gatCAGTTTTCATTATCtggtttcttctttttaaattttgcttCTAGTTGTAAAGCTGATGGCAAAGAAATGCTTAACTTACCAAAATCTTGGGCTTCTCAACTAAGGGAATACTCTTTATGGATCATTGACAGACGAAAATCGTCCCTgcctctctctcaatctcaagAATTATTTGTAACTG AAATGCCCGTGTTGCTCAGTGCTGTTGCTGGTGTTTTGGTGATGCATCAGTCACTGGGGAATGCTGCTCTAGATTCTTTGGCCGCTATTGGTGTTATGGATCCTAGAATGGGAGTTCCTTTATTGCTAGCAGTTCTATTTTATAGTAACATATTCACTATGAAGGATACTATAAGCCATAATATGTTG TTAAAAGTTTTGGGAGTGCTTCCATCACTTGCTTCGCATTCCATGATGATTCCACTCATAGTCCAAACTATCCTGCCTATGCTTCACAAGGATGCCAAACC AACATTATATGCTACAGCCACTCGTTTGCTTTGTCAAACCTGGGAGGTCAATGAACGTGCCTTTGGGAGTTTGCAA GGTGTACTACTCCCAAAAGGGTTCACTGAATTCATGTCTGAGAGAAATATTTGCATCAGTATTGCTGCTTCCATTCAGGATGTTTGCAGAAAAAACCCTGATAGGGGTGTGGACCTTATCTTGTCTGTTTCG GCTTGCATTGAGAGCCGAGATCCTGTAATTCAAGCTATTGGTCTTCAAAGTCTTGCCCATCTTTGTGAAGCTGATGTAATCG ATTTTTATACAGCCTGGGATGTCATTGCAAAGCATGTGTTGGATTACTCTGCTGACCCAATTCTTGCACACAG CATTTGCCTTCTGCTAAGGTGGGGTGCAATGGATGCTGAAGCATACCCAGAAGCTTCAGAGAATGTTTTACAGATTTTGTGGGGCATTGCTACCTCTGTCCACCCTAGTCATGGGTTACAATGGGCAATGGCAAGGACTTCTGCTTTTGAGGCATTGACCCAATATGAG GTATCACATATTGAAAAGAATACTCCAGATTTCAAGAAAAGGAGCACGGAATTGCTTTTTTCTGAGTCAAACCCTAATGTACTCAAGGCCATGGAAGAATTTCAAGTCAAGATCTTAACATATGAGCACAT CAATCGGCGAAGACTGCTCAAGGAGAAAAGAGTTGTAGGAAGTAAGATTGAGAAGCTTCTGGATGTATTTCCTCAGGTTGTCTTCACTTCAG GGGAAAGAAGTAAGGCTAGAGATTTACCTGGTGCAGCTCTTTTATGTCTTTCATTTACTCCTAAAGATGTGAGCAACCAAGGGGCTTCAAGA GGATTACGAGATCCACATGCTGAATATGAGAATGCAATGGTGGAAATAGCAGCATCTCTCCAGCTCTcaagaaatatttttgttgCACTTCTTGCACTGCAGTCATGGAAACCCTTCATGCGACGTTGGATAAGAGCTGATATCTTGTATTTTGATGCTAAATCATCAACCATCATCCTGGACAAATCTTCCAAAGCTGCTAATGATATTCTGAAG AGTATGATACGAATAGCAGAAGAAGCTATCCCTAGATCTTCGGAAAATGTTGCTCTAGCCATTGGTGCACTTTGTTTG GTCTTGCCTCCATCTGCCCACACTGTTAAATCAACAGCTTCAAAGTTCCTGCTTAATTGGTTGTTTCAGCATGAACATGAACACCGCCAATGGTCAGCTGCAATTTCCCTTGGATTGATCTCAAGTTGCCTACATGTAACCGATCATAAGCAGAAATATGAGAATATCACAGGACTTGTTGAG GTTTTATGCGGTAGCAAAAGCACCCTTGTCAAAGGAGCCTGTGGGGTTGGCTTGGGATTTTCATGCCAAGATCTTCTTACCAGGGTTGAAGTTGCTGATAACTCTGACTTGGACAAAGAAACTAGCAAGATTCAGGAAGAGCACCTGCTTGGAAATATTGTGAGGGCCTTATCTCTGATGATATGTCAGCTTACTCAATCTTCATCTGATATTGTGGAAAGTCTTTCTGCGTATTTCACGCCAGACATGTATGATCTTGATAGTATTAGAACTGCTAACCTGCCATGTGAGAACAGTGATGACTTGGAGGAAGATATCTGGGGTGTTGCGGGACTTGTTCTTGGTTTGGCGAGCTCTGTTGGTGCAATATACCGAGCTGGGGCACATGATGCTGTGCTCAAGATAAAAGGCTTAATCCTATCATGGATTCCACATGTCAATTCGTTAGTTCAAAATTATGGTTCTTGCAGTGAAGGAGCTGAGATTCTTATGTCCGTAGGATCCTGTCTTGCACTTCCCATTGTAGTGACATTCTGCCAGAGAGTAGAATTGATGGATGATAATGAGCTAGATCATCTATTGAATGGCTATATGGAGCTCATTTCTGAATTAGTTTCTGTTAAAAAATCTGGCAGCTTTCATCAGAGTTTGTTAATGGCATCATGCATTGGAGCCGGAAGCCTTCTTGCCTGTATTTTGAATGAAGGGGTGCATTCTATTGAAGTTGAATGTGTCAAAGGTTTACTAGAATTGTTTAGAAAATGTTATTCTGATCCTTACCCTCCTCTTATTCATTTGGGTGGGATGCTTGGGGTTGTTAATGCTATGGGAGCTAGTGCTGGGATTTTGGTTCATATAAATCATCTAACCTCCTCAATGCAGACTGGTTATGAGCAAAAG GAGTCTCGCTATCTCAGGGGTCCTCTACTTTCAAGTCCTGTTTGTCTGCCAGATTTGACATCATTGATGCAAGATATATTTCTGGTTGCACAGAATTCCGATGAGCATCAGCTGCAACAATATGCAGCATGGGCTGTTTCATTTCTTCGACATCATATGTGGTCCAAGGAAGTCCTTGACAGTGATGATATGACTGGTTCAAAATCTGTCTCTCATAGTTTTCCTGATGACACTGTAATTATGAGGCTTTGTTTGTGGTTAATGCATCTGAGTGTTTCTGAG AAAGGTATCATTGCACATGTTGGCACTGTAGCCACTGTGTTAAGGTGCCTTTCACGTGCTTCTAGGTTGCCAGTCATGGATTGGGGTGCAATCATAAGACGCTGCATGAGATACGAGGATCAAGTTGCTGAGTTATTGCCACCAGATTCAGCTCTCAAGAAAGGAATCCTCAGGGAGGAATGTGTGCAGTTTTCTATATCTCATGCAAACCAATTTGATCCGCTCCTAACTTTCCTTGATGAGCTCTCTGACCTGTCCAGATTTAAGACACTTGAGCTGAATTTACAAACATGTCTGCTCATTCATCTGGCAGACCTGATAAAAGTATTCTCAGGTTCCAGGGTTGAGAAACTGCTCAATGACATAACTCACTACTTGTCTTCAGTTACTTCAATATTACGAATTTCATGCTGGAAAGGTCTGTATCAGTGCCTAGATGAAGCTTCTCTCGACTCTGTAGACTACATATACCACATTGAGAAGTGCATGGAGGTGCTATTTTCTTTGTTGCCAATGCAATCTGCCTCCGTCATGGAAGTGGATCAGCTAAGTTTTGTAGAGGAGTGGTCTGAGGCTATTAAATGCTTAGGAAAGGCTCGGCGGGGTTGGTTATTGGATTTTTTGCAG GTTTCACAGGAAGACCTAGTCCATGGAGCTGGTCAGTTTATTGATGTAGTAAAAAAGATTCAAGTGAAAGCCAAGCTAGTCAGGATTGGTTCCCTCCCATTGACTGAGCTGGGAAGACTCAAAGCTTACATACTGAACTCCGAATCACGTG GTGTCTGGGATTTGCTCATTGAAGTTGTAGCAACTCTACAACATGCAGAGGGAAGTGTTAGAAGACAGTGGGTTGTTGATGCATTGGAAATTAGCTGTATATCAAGTTATCCTTCCACG GCACTGCAGTTTCTTGGTCTGCTATGCGGTATCAGCTGCAAATACATGCCTCTTCTAATTCTGGACCGTCTTACCGTGTTGAGTGATCTACCGGTTACCCTGACTTCTCTTATGTCAGACCCCAGTTGGGAAGTTGTAGCAGAATCCATTGTTTCTTATCTTTGGGTATCAACGGAACGCATTTACAATTGGGCTACTCTAAACGTAAGCAGTGATGATACACCAGGCATTCAACCTATTGATGAAAGTGAGAATGATATGGGTGCTTTCCTATTGCGTGTGATGCATCGTGCCTGTGTATCTTTGAAAGATCATTTGCCTCTAGAGAAGCAGCTGAAGCTTGCAAACATGATTGTCAACTAA
- the LOC126714808 gene encoding protein RST1 isoform X1: MDSYFPLLERTKVPQPSLQKFAVISIFSKLRSAPKHLDSESEPGRDAISQCLHSASPPVVDQSVRELCRLVTEANYGVSRALLELQSALEGSDPNLVNLFVKAIGFLVRFEFQRSNGAWRFSSAETHPFVKVLSCRPEVQTELVQQVLLFMAQNKQLGMVEVCEFLRPFFNYFILRIPVSDSSSSLFARHIISSMASICCSFPLEAMPVFKLLMECIKFLPCKNSEDFRNFMYFVECVVDAYIVVLRNLSGRKLQLIAEAQLCGVQLLETILSLCTCHRRHSGGNELIVELAKRLLFVQKDLGLQYVPELSSVVLSMFVILTESELEHEQLSILKIFHFLLKWKCENEYDSGKAACGPSEELLFIFPVISLLSSPSKCVKGAATDMLVTLEKLLVKTLVAPVNELGMKGGLNELAMKGGFPYLSTPGSIAFRLLQHLWFQDQFSLSGFFFLNFASSCKADGKEMLNLPKSWASQLREYSLWIIDRRKSSLPLSQSQELFVTEMPVLLSAVAGVLVMHQSLGNAALDSLAAIGVMDPRMGVPLLLAVLFYSNIFTMKDTISHNMLLKVLGVLPSLASHSMMIPLIVQTILPMLHKDAKPTLYATATRLLCQTWEVNERAFGSLQGVLLPKGFTEFMSERNICISIAASIQDVCRKNPDRGVDLILSVSACIESRDPVIQAIGLQSLAHLCEADVIDFYTAWDVIAKHVLDYSADPILAHSICLLLRWGAMDAEAYPEASENVLQILWGIATSVHPSHGLQWAMARTSAFEALTQYEVSHIEKNTPDFKKRSTELLFSESNPNVLKAMEEFQVKILTYEHINRRRLLKEKRVVGSKIEKLLDVFPQVVFTSGFCSDLLRVTFAGERSKARDLPGAALLCLSFTPKDVSNQGASRGLRDPHAEYENAMVEIAASLQLSRNIFVALLALQSWKPFMRRWIRADILYFDAKSSTIILDKSSKAANDILKSMIRIAEEAIPRSSENVALAIGALCLVLPPSAHTVKSTASKFLLNWLFQHEHEHRQWSAAISLGLISSCLHVTDHKQKYENITGLVEVLCGSKSTLVKGACGVGLGFSCQDLLTRVEVADNSDLDKETSKIQEEHLLGNIVRALSLMICQLTQSSSDIVESLSAYFTPDMYDLDSIRTANLPCENSDDLEEDIWGVAGLVLGLASSVGAIYRAGAHDAVLKIKGLILSWIPHVNSLVQNYGSCSEGAEILMSVGSCLALPIVVTFCQRVELMDDNELDHLLNGYMELISELVSVKKSGSFHQSLLMASCIGAGSLLACILNEGVHSIEVECVKGLLELFRKCYSDPYPPLIHLGGMLGVVNAMGASAGILVHINHLTSSMQTGYEQKESRYLRGPLLSSPVCLPDLTSLMQDIFLVAQNSDEHQLQQYAAWAVSFLRHHMWSKEVLDSDDMTGSKSVSHSFPDDTVIMRLCLWLMHLSVSEKGIIAHVGTVATVLRCLSRASRLPVMDWGAIIRRCMRYEDQVAELLPPDSALKKGILREECVQFSISHANQFDPLLTFLDELSDLSRFKTLELNLQTCLLIHLADLIKVFSGSRVEKLLNDITHYLSSVTSILRISCWKGLYQCLDEASLDSVDYIYHIEKCMEVLFSLLPMQSASVMEVDQLSFVEEWSEAIKCLGKARRGWLLDFLQVSQEDLVHGAGQFIDVVKKIQVKAKLVRIGSLPLTELGRLKAYILNSESRGVWDLLIEVVATLQHAEGSVRRQWVVDALEISCISSYPSTALQFLGLLCGISCKYMPLLILDRLTVLSDLPVTLTSLMSDPSWEVVAESIVSYLWVSTERIYNWATLNVSSDDTPGIQPIDESENDMGAFLLRVMHRACVSLKDHLPLEKQLKLANMIVN; this comes from the exons ATGGATTCGTACTTTCCGTTACTTGAAAGGACCAAAGTGCCCCAACCTTCGCTGCAAAAATTCGCTGTAATCTCAATCTTCTCGAAGCTCCGGTCCGCCCCGAAGCACCTAGACTCCGAATCCGAACCCGGCAGAGACGCCATATCCCAGTGCCTCCACTCGGCTTCTCCGCCCGTCGTCGACCAATCGGTTCGCGAGCTATGCCGCCTCGTCACCGAGGCCAACTACGGCGTCTCTCGCGCCTTGCTGGAGCTCCAGTCCGCTCTCGAAGGATCCGACCCGAATCTCGTCAACCTCTTCGTCAAAGCAATCGGGTTCCTCGTTCGGTTCGAGTTCCAGAGGAGCAATGGCGCGTGGAGATTCAGTTCCGCTGAGACTCACCCGTTTGTTAAG GTCCTCTCGTGCCGACCAGAGGTTCAGACTGAGCTTGTGCAGCAAGTGTTATTGTTTATGGCACAGAATAAGCAGTTGGGAATGGTGGAAGTTTGCGAATTCTTGAGaccattttttaattattttattttgaggatACCTGTTTCGGATTCGTCTTCGTCTTTGTTTGCGAGGCATATAATATCATCGATGGCATCTATTTGTTGCTCGTTCCCTCTAGAGGCAATGCCAGTTTTTAAGTTGCTCATGGAATGCATCAAATTTCTTCCGTGCAAAAATTCAGAA GACTTTAGGAATTTTATGTACTTTGTGGAGTGTGTGGTGGATGCGTATATAGTAGTATTGAGAAATTTGTCCGGAAGGAAATTG CAGTTGATTGCTGAAGCTCAACTATGTGGTGTCCAACTGTTAGAGActattctttctttatgtaCGTGTCATCGCAGGCATTCTGGTGGGAATGAGCTCATAGTGGAACTGGCAAAGCGGTTATTGTTTGTCCAAAAAGATCTTGGGTTGCAATATGTACCTGAATTATCATCTGTTGTGCTATCTATGTTTGTTATCCTCACAGAGTCAGAGCTTGAACATGAACAACTTTctatattgaaaattttccatttcCTCTTAAAGTGGAAATGTGAAAATG AATATGATAGTGGCAAAGCTGCCTGTGGTCCGAGTGAAGAGCTTTTATTCATATTTCCTGTCATCAGCCTTTTGTCGTCTCCTTCTAAATGCGTCAAAGGAGCAGCAACTGATATGCTTGTCACATTAGAAAAGCTCTTAGTGAAAACGTTGGTAGCACCAGTGAATGAACTAGGAATGAAAGGGGGATTAAATGAGCTAGCTATGAAAGGGGGATTTCCATATCTCAGCACACCTGGATCTATTGCTTTTAGACTGTTGCAGCATTTATGGTTTCAG gatCAGTTTTCATTATCtggtttcttctttttaaattttgcttCTAGTTGTAAAGCTGATGGCAAAGAAATGCTTAACTTACCAAAATCTTGGGCTTCTCAACTAAGGGAATACTCTTTATGGATCATTGACAGACGAAAATCGTCCCTgcctctctctcaatctcaagAATTATTTGTAACTG AAATGCCCGTGTTGCTCAGTGCTGTTGCTGGTGTTTTGGTGATGCATCAGTCACTGGGGAATGCTGCTCTAGATTCTTTGGCCGCTATTGGTGTTATGGATCCTAGAATGGGAGTTCCTTTATTGCTAGCAGTTCTATTTTATAGTAACATATTCACTATGAAGGATACTATAAGCCATAATATGTTG TTAAAAGTTTTGGGAGTGCTTCCATCACTTGCTTCGCATTCCATGATGATTCCACTCATAGTCCAAACTATCCTGCCTATGCTTCACAAGGATGCCAAACC AACATTATATGCTACAGCCACTCGTTTGCTTTGTCAAACCTGGGAGGTCAATGAACGTGCCTTTGGGAGTTTGCAA GGTGTACTACTCCCAAAAGGGTTCACTGAATTCATGTCTGAGAGAAATATTTGCATCAGTATTGCTGCTTCCATTCAGGATGTTTGCAGAAAAAACCCTGATAGGGGTGTGGACCTTATCTTGTCTGTTTCG GCTTGCATTGAGAGCCGAGATCCTGTAATTCAAGCTATTGGTCTTCAAAGTCTTGCCCATCTTTGTGAAGCTGATGTAATCG ATTTTTATACAGCCTGGGATGTCATTGCAAAGCATGTGTTGGATTACTCTGCTGACCCAATTCTTGCACACAG CATTTGCCTTCTGCTAAGGTGGGGTGCAATGGATGCTGAAGCATACCCAGAAGCTTCAGAGAATGTTTTACAGATTTTGTGGGGCATTGCTACCTCTGTCCACCCTAGTCATGGGTTACAATGGGCAATGGCAAGGACTTCTGCTTTTGAGGCATTGACCCAATATGAG GTATCACATATTGAAAAGAATACTCCAGATTTCAAGAAAAGGAGCACGGAATTGCTTTTTTCTGAGTCAAACCCTAATGTACTCAAGGCCATGGAAGAATTTCAAGTCAAGATCTTAACATATGAGCACAT CAATCGGCGAAGACTGCTCAAGGAGAAAAGAGTTGTAGGAAGTAAGATTGAGAAGCTTCTGGATGTATTTCCTCAGGTTGTCTTCACTTCAG GTTTTTGTTCTGACCTTCTAAGAGTTACATTCGCAGGGGAAAGAAGTAAGGCTAGAGATTTACCTGGTGCAGCTCTTTTATGTCTTTCATTTACTCCTAAAGATGTGAGCAACCAAGGGGCTTCAAGA GGATTACGAGATCCACATGCTGAATATGAGAATGCAATGGTGGAAATAGCAGCATCTCTCCAGCTCTcaagaaatatttttgttgCACTTCTTGCACTGCAGTCATGGAAACCCTTCATGCGACGTTGGATAAGAGCTGATATCTTGTATTTTGATGCTAAATCATCAACCATCATCCTGGACAAATCTTCCAAAGCTGCTAATGATATTCTGAAG AGTATGATACGAATAGCAGAAGAAGCTATCCCTAGATCTTCGGAAAATGTTGCTCTAGCCATTGGTGCACTTTGTTTG GTCTTGCCTCCATCTGCCCACACTGTTAAATCAACAGCTTCAAAGTTCCTGCTTAATTGGTTGTTTCAGCATGAACATGAACACCGCCAATGGTCAGCTGCAATTTCCCTTGGATTGATCTCAAGTTGCCTACATGTAACCGATCATAAGCAGAAATATGAGAATATCACAGGACTTGTTGAG GTTTTATGCGGTAGCAAAAGCACCCTTGTCAAAGGAGCCTGTGGGGTTGGCTTGGGATTTTCATGCCAAGATCTTCTTACCAGGGTTGAAGTTGCTGATAACTCTGACTTGGACAAAGAAACTAGCAAGATTCAGGAAGAGCACCTGCTTGGAAATATTGTGAGGGCCTTATCTCTGATGATATGTCAGCTTACTCAATCTTCATCTGATATTGTGGAAAGTCTTTCTGCGTATTTCACGCCAGACATGTATGATCTTGATAGTATTAGAACTGCTAACCTGCCATGTGAGAACAGTGATGACTTGGAGGAAGATATCTGGGGTGTTGCGGGACTTGTTCTTGGTTTGGCGAGCTCTGTTGGTGCAATATACCGAGCTGGGGCACATGATGCTGTGCTCAAGATAAAAGGCTTAATCCTATCATGGATTCCACATGTCAATTCGTTAGTTCAAAATTATGGTTCTTGCAGTGAAGGAGCTGAGATTCTTATGTCCGTAGGATCCTGTCTTGCACTTCCCATTGTAGTGACATTCTGCCAGAGAGTAGAATTGATGGATGATAATGAGCTAGATCATCTATTGAATGGCTATATGGAGCTCATTTCTGAATTAGTTTCTGTTAAAAAATCTGGCAGCTTTCATCAGAGTTTGTTAATGGCATCATGCATTGGAGCCGGAAGCCTTCTTGCCTGTATTTTGAATGAAGGGGTGCATTCTATTGAAGTTGAATGTGTCAAAGGTTTACTAGAATTGTTTAGAAAATGTTATTCTGATCCTTACCCTCCTCTTATTCATTTGGGTGGGATGCTTGGGGTTGTTAATGCTATGGGAGCTAGTGCTGGGATTTTGGTTCATATAAATCATCTAACCTCCTCAATGCAGACTGGTTATGAGCAAAAG GAGTCTCGCTATCTCAGGGGTCCTCTACTTTCAAGTCCTGTTTGTCTGCCAGATTTGACATCATTGATGCAAGATATATTTCTGGTTGCACAGAATTCCGATGAGCATCAGCTGCAACAATATGCAGCATGGGCTGTTTCATTTCTTCGACATCATATGTGGTCCAAGGAAGTCCTTGACAGTGATGATATGACTGGTTCAAAATCTGTCTCTCATAGTTTTCCTGATGACACTGTAATTATGAGGCTTTGTTTGTGGTTAATGCATCTGAGTGTTTCTGAG AAAGGTATCATTGCACATGTTGGCACTGTAGCCACTGTGTTAAGGTGCCTTTCACGTGCTTCTAGGTTGCCAGTCATGGATTGGGGTGCAATCATAAGACGCTGCATGAGATACGAGGATCAAGTTGCTGAGTTATTGCCACCAGATTCAGCTCTCAAGAAAGGAATCCTCAGGGAGGAATGTGTGCAGTTTTCTATATCTCATGCAAACCAATTTGATCCGCTCCTAACTTTCCTTGATGAGCTCTCTGACCTGTCCAGATTTAAGACACTTGAGCTGAATTTACAAACATGTCTGCTCATTCATCTGGCAGACCTGATAAAAGTATTCTCAGGTTCCAGGGTTGAGAAACTGCTCAATGACATAACTCACTACTTGTCTTCAGTTACTTCAATATTACGAATTTCATGCTGGAAAGGTCTGTATCAGTGCCTAGATGAAGCTTCTCTCGACTCTGTAGACTACATATACCACATTGAGAAGTGCATGGAGGTGCTATTTTCTTTGTTGCCAATGCAATCTGCCTCCGTCATGGAAGTGGATCAGCTAAGTTTTGTAGAGGAGTGGTCTGAGGCTATTAAATGCTTAGGAAAGGCTCGGCGGGGTTGGTTATTGGATTTTTTGCAG GTTTCACAGGAAGACCTAGTCCATGGAGCTGGTCAGTTTATTGATGTAGTAAAAAAGATTCAAGTGAAAGCCAAGCTAGTCAGGATTGGTTCCCTCCCATTGACTGAGCTGGGAAGACTCAAAGCTTACATACTGAACTCCGAATCACGTG GTGTCTGGGATTTGCTCATTGAAGTTGTAGCAACTCTACAACATGCAGAGGGAAGTGTTAGAAGACAGTGGGTTGTTGATGCATTGGAAATTAGCTGTATATCAAGTTATCCTTCCACG GCACTGCAGTTTCTTGGTCTGCTATGCGGTATCAGCTGCAAATACATGCCTCTTCTAATTCTGGACCGTCTTACCGTGTTGAGTGATCTACCGGTTACCCTGACTTCTCTTATGTCAGACCCCAGTTGGGAAGTTGTAGCAGAATCCATTGTTTCTTATCTTTGGGTATCAACGGAACGCATTTACAATTGGGCTACTCTAAACGTAAGCAGTGATGATACACCAGGCATTCAACCTATTGATGAAAGTGAGAATGATATGGGTGCTTTCCTATTGCGTGTGATGCATCGTGCCTGTGTATCTTTGAAAGATCATTTGCCTCTAGAGAAGCAGCTGAAGCTTGCAAACATGATTGTCAACTAA